acatGATTTATAATAcacaaattaaaagagaaaatttttattttttcattgaaaaggaaaaaaagctgattttgggttaaaatttgagTAACAGGGtatattttagtttaaaaatttcattCTCAAAATAACCAGTTCTTTTCTCTCCCTACAAATTTAAAATCACCATTGCACCTCCACACAAGTGCttgccaaaacccaaaaaatgtgaCTGTAGGATTCTATTCCCCTTTAAAAGTTACTAAATCAAAATGTTGTAGTCAAACCCCTTTTCCGACACAGTGTAAATTCCCCCTTTTGCAAAAACCAAAATTTGTTCAACAAATTGGGGCCccgatggcaaaaaaaaaaaaataataaattttccctttttaaaaatgcccAAACAAGGTTCCCGATCAGGTGGCTGTGTCCAACCTCAAGAATTAAACATCCCGCTTGAGCAAAATATTATTGAATCCCCATAATTAAAACCCTTTCCAcaggaaatttttccaaaagtcCCATTTCCCCGAAAAATcctaaaagaaaaagcaaaaaaatctcaTTCTTTACTTACCTATACTTCCGTTTAGGGATCAAATTTTATCTCTGAAATCCCCCCTGTCCCCAAGCCCAAACAGGGCCTTTTTTTGGGGTCAGGGTTTCAAAACTTCAGTCAACCAGTGGGTAAGCTGCCCTGcaatgttttcccaaaatttttattaccgTTTCAAAGGGGAAACTGGGGAATCCCaaagtttaaataattttaaatatgtatgttaaaatttaaaattttaaaatttcaaaatttcccttACTATAACGTGATACTAGCTGAAAAGTAGGGGGTAcacttgtaaataaaaaaaaaattttgggaagggaaaaaacccaaaaagaaaaatttaaaaaagttctgGGAAAGGAAATTTCAATTACCCTCAAAGACAAGCACCAGTTACTGTGAAATCATACAAGTATTATGATCTTATAGATCTttatggaaatttttattttatttcccctttgccCGAGAATATCAAAAATATCTGTTATTTTTACCCTATCATTTTTGacccaaaaaaatatcaaaacatcaTTTAAAACAATAATCAGCACTGAACCCTAAACCCCTAAACCCcgccaaaaaattttaacatagcAAATTGGGGGTTTGGGCTTTTTTATCCAGCCAAACCAAAACTGCTCCAAGGGGTTTTCCAAGCAATGACGAGTTCTGGCCTAGGTGTCTGATCACACTCAAACCATACCCTGGGGTCTTCATCTCCTCATCCAGTGCACTATGCTTTAATACTGATTCTTCTATTGTTCCAACATGATCTAATGTAGTACAGGATGATATAGTGTTAGTAAGCATTGAAGGAAAAATATAGTTCTGTCAATTAGACATATaacttaaaaaacaatatataacacagaTCCTAGAATTATAAaaatctattactatttatttcatACTACTAGCAGatcaacatataaaataaaataccttGGTGAACTTTTTCCACCTTAGCTATGAAAGCCAGTAATTCTTGGTCTGAGAGAGCTGATAATGGAGTTTTTGTTGGCTCTTCCTCTACGTCAGCTCTTTGGTTTATGTTGCGCTTCATGTACGGAAGGTCTGTCATCTCTCTTGCATTGCATTTTAGTATGTGATGTTCTACGTTGTCTTCAAAGCAAGAGCTGGAATATTTTAACTTAGGTAATCTGACTACATCTTGAAGAAATAAATCATAATGTGCAATGTAATGTTCTCAAGTATTTCAGTGGCCTTAAAGTAGAAAATAAGTgtgattatatttaataaatgtttAGTGTGTAGAGATATACTGTATAGGTTCTACAATAAGCTATACATCCCCTTGATATCAATGCTTATCTTGACTTGTAAGTTGTCTGTTATTGTAAATGGAGTTTTCGTATTACAAATGTAAGGGCTAGGCAAGtaattattgaattattctaCCTTAAATAAATCAGGTGTTAGGTTCTGGTCCACTCTGTGCATGTCAGCTACacatgaaatatacacacacatatcacatatcaGGACTGtacatgggggagggagggggggtcaagtggggaaaaaaagaaaaaaaagaaactaatatatctatacaaatgaaatgtaaaaatggataaaatacaCTATGCAAAAATATACAAAGTCACAAGTAAACTAAATGTAATATACtcaatttacatatgtatacagtatactactactactattactactactactactaacaataataacattattattactactactaattatcatcattattatttttattattaccattattattatctttattattattgttattattataatgataattataataataataataataattataataataattattattattataattattattataattataataataataaagatggtgatgatgatgattacgatgataacaacaacaataaaaatgacaacgacaattatattaataacaatcataataataataataataataataataatgataataatgacaacaacaacaacaacaacaataataataataataataataataataacaataaaaaataataataattacaagaacaaggctaataacaatgacaacaacactaCTCAGCTATCATACtgacaaaagtaaaaacaattacaataataatactttatgATTAATAAGGCTCTAATAAtgattctattactattaccactactactactactaccaatcatattaataataacaaaaaataacagcaacaataacaataatactcacTGCTTTGGGTCAAGGGGACATGGTATCCTTTTACGTTGGTAGGATTTCTGCAAGGTAATTAAACCAATATGAAAGATTATCTTCCTTACATCATATTCTGTGGTCTTATAACATTCCTGTATGaacatttataacatatattacattctatgagcttatatataaatattatttatatatttatgtattacttAACACAGGGATATGTCAGAATAGGACCACACAAAGAAACACCATAGTCTTTGTACTACATGTGAAGGTCAAGGCTAACAAATCTCCCCCACATATATCTGGCAGAAAAAGCATGGAGTGATTCCTTGTTTGATTATAAATTACCAGGGATGTTGATAGGCTCTATCTTGAAAGAATAATCATGGTGGAAATACGTCTGCCTTACCAGGACTTGAAGCATGAAGGTCACAGCATTGCTGGCTTTAGCTACACAGGCATATTTTCATGAACTTTGCTGGACTTAACACACAGAAATTCATGGACTTTGACAATTATTGTAGCCTTCATTTACTTTCTAAAGGTATGCCTGTTATTCATGTATTCTTTACAGCCATTACCTTACTTTTTCTCTAACTTTGAGCAGTCCTATTTTGAACATTTCGAACACACTCACCTACATCTACTTTATGGAGACCATTGATAGTTAATGACAAAATACCATTTaatgaaaaactttaaaaaaaaaggggaaaacaaagatcAACAGTGAaaggataatatattttacaatgaaactgtcattatacatacatacacacacacacacacacacacacacacacacacattatatatatatatatatatatatatatatcacaaataatatatatatataatatatatatatatatatatatatatatatatatatatatatatatatatatatatatatatatatattataatatatatatataatatatatatatatatatatataatatatatatatatatatatatatatataatatatatataatataatatatatatatatatatatatatatattatatatatatatgacatacaaaaACTACCAAAATTCAACTAGTTTTGTTGTCAGCTACGTACATCTGCATCAGGTTCTTCAACAAGGTGTTGACCACAATAATTCAGACCCGGTCTTACTAACATGCGGcaatatctcttcttcttcatgaCATAAAAATTGCATGTTTGGACGAATTCTCGTTTTGGCTTCCTGTGAACTGAAACATAATCAGTGACAGAGAACCAAgaaagattcatatatatatatatatatatatatatatatatatatatatatatatatatatatatatatatatatatatatatatatatatataaaacacacacacacacaaacacacacacaaacacacacacacacaaacacacacacacacacacacacacacacacacacacacacacacacacacacacacacacacacacacacacacacacacacacacatatatatatatatatatatatatatatatatatatatatatatatatatatatatataaaaatatatatgtgtatataaaagtatataaaagataaagaataatctctaacaccctcactctctctctttctctgtgtgtgtgtgtgtgtgtgtgtgtgtgtgtgtgtgtgtgtgtgtgtgtgtgtgtgtgtgtgtgtgtgtgtgtgtgtgtgtgtgtgtgtgtgtgtgtgtgtgtgtgtgtgtgtgtgtgtgtgtgtgtgttttatatatatatatatatatatatatatatatatatatatatatatatatatatatatttatatatatatattatatatatgtatatatatatatgtatattatatgtatatatatgtatatatatgtgtgtatatatatatatatatatatatatatatatatatatatatatatatatatatatatatatatatatatatgtgtgtgtgtgtgtgtgtgtgtgtgtgtgtgtgtgtgtgtgtgtgtgtgtgtgtgtgtgtgtgtgtgtgtgtgtgtgtgtgtgtatgtgtgtgtgtgtgtgtgtgtgtgtgtgtgtgtgtgtgtgtgtgtgtgtgtgtgtgtgtatatatatatatatatatatatatatatatatatatatatatatatatatatatatatatatatatatgtatatatatatatatatatatatatatacattttatttttctctattcatctGTTGATATTAATACCATGAACTGCAACATTTCcttaatctatatatcattttaaacttTATTAACACCTGCATATCTCACTGATAAAGGAGTACATGATTAAAAAtgctattatttcatatatatatgatcatactgAAAATTCATAAATGCATAATGTATACCAAACTGGtactctctctcacttctgtgtcaaatatttttcatttgcaacagagagagaggataagtttCTCAAATTCCTTTGCTCTGTTGTTACCATGTATT
This genomic interval from Penaeus monodon isolate SGIC_2016 chromosome 37, NSTDA_Pmon_1, whole genome shotgun sequence contains the following:
- the LOC119596191 gene encoding tRNA:m(4)X modification enzyme TRM13 homolog; amino-acid sequence: MKMEQRQENVEEICPTELEKDAKVHRKPKREFVQTCNFYVMKKKRYCRMLVRPGLNYCGQHLVEEPDADKSYQRKRIPCPLDPKHSCFEDNVEHHILKCNAREMTDLPYMKRNINQRADVEEEPTKTPLSALSDQELLAFIAKVEKVHQDHVGTIEESVLKHSALDEEMKTPGYGLSVIRHLGQNSSLLGKPLGAVLLVSRYRMWLPPEEFYTLTSPTRPPTPR